The Bacillota bacterium genome contains the following window.
GGGCCTTGCACGACCACCACGGTGCCCTTGTCATGGAACGGCAGGCCCAGCTTGCGGCACTGCTCGATGAGCACCTGCCGCGTCTCGGGGCAGTACGGGTCCGCCGCGGAGATGTGCGCCACGGTGGGGCCTTCGTAAAACGTGTCCTCCCGGCCCCACGTCCGGTTGACGAACTGGTCGCAGATGACGAAGTCGCCGGGCTTGATGTGCGGCTGCAGGCTGCCCGCGGCGCACGGCCCCAGGATGCGCTTGACGCCCAGCTCCTTCATGGCCCACAGGTTGGCCCGGTAGTTGATCTTGTGGGGCGGCAGCCGGTGGTCCCGGCCGTGCCGGGGCAAGAAGGCGACCCGCTTGCCGCCGATTTCGGCGATGGCCACCTTGTCGCTCGGCATGCCGTAAGGCGTGTCGATCCACACTTCCTCCACGTTCGGCAGGAAGCTGTAAAAGCCCGAACCGCCGAACACGCCGATATCCGCCCGTGCTTTCACGCCAATCGACCTCCTGTCCAAACGCAGGCGCAGGCTTTAGGCTTCCCCTCGGCCTACGCCCAAAAGGTCCCACAATTCGGCAGGATCATACAGGAAAAACGGATACGTGCGCCGCGTGGCCACGGCGCCGGCGGCCGCCTTCGCCTCCAGCTCAGCCAGCTGCGCCCGCGCCGCCTCCTCCACGGGCCCCAGCGCCCGGTACAGCGCCTCATTTACCTGTTCGATTTCCCGCGTGAGAACCCTCTTCGGCGACGGGCCCGGGCCGACGCCCCGCGGCGCCTGCTGGATGGCGTCGATCAGCTCTTCCTTGCGCCGCAGCAACTCCGCCAGCTCCGCGCTGAGCTTGCCCAGCTCCCAGGCGAAGCGCTGGGGATTGAAGCGCAGGTCGCGCAGCTTGCGGCGCAGCGCCCGCAGCGCCCCGGACTGCACCGGCCGCTCGCCCAGCGGCAAGTAGAGCGTCGCCGACACGACCCCGTACGCGGGCGCGGGAACGCCGAACGCCTCTCCGATAAACGCGTCGGTCACTTCGTCGTAAGCGCCGCCGCCCGTGCCGTGAATGAACAAGTCGGCCACGAACAAGCGGTGAAACACCGTCAGCGGCACCGCCCGCGGCCGCACCTGCACGCCCGCCTCCAAAAGCGCCTCCACCGCGGCGTCGCCGCCTGTGGCCGGAAGGCGGGCGAATTCGCCTTCGAGGTGCGTCAACACGATGCCGTCGGCGGTGCGCCGCGCGTAGAGCTTGCGCCGGACGCCCGAGGGCGTCAGGCCCCAGAACGGCAGCTCCACGCCCTGATCCGGCCGCTCCAGCAAGTCCGGGAAGGGGTTGGCCCGCGACCGCACCCGATGGCGCCGGCGGTAGTCGGCCAAGGCGGCGTTGTAGCAGCGGCGCAGCTCGCCGGCGTGGAACGCCCAGTGCACGAAGAAGCGCAAAAACTCCGGCGTGCCGCTGATGCGGGACACAGGAACGTCGGGCACCAGCGTCTCTCCGAACGCTGCCTCGTACCGTTGCCGGGCAAGCAGCCCAACTTCCGCCGCGCTGCGCGCTTCCCGAACGGCGGCCCGCAGCGCCTCGCCGAAGAGGCGCAAGCGCGCTGCTCCCTCGGGCCACCCCAGCGTCTCGACGCGAGACACCAGCTTCTGCAGGAACGACTCCGCCTCGTCCCGGCTCGGCGCGGGCAGCGTCTCCAGCGGCCGGCCGCCCACCGGCGGCACGAGAAATTCTTTGGACCAGGCCAGGCGCGCCGCCCCGTCCGCGGGCCGCCACGGCACCTCCGCCGCCAGCTCGCCCGCGTCGTGGTCCACCGCCACGTTCAGCCCCGCGACGCCCGGCCGGCGCGCCGCAGCCGCCACCGCGAACGCCTTGATCCAGACGCCCGGGTGGTAAAACTGCGGCTGGTGCCCCGTGACGATGATGAGGCCTTCCTCCGCCCGGCCGCCAATCCCGGCCATGGCCAGCACCCGCCGGCGGGCCGAGCGCCGCAGCTCCGCAGCCGGCAGTCCCGCCACATCGAAGGCCATGCCGTCCAGCACGGTGCGGTTGGCCGCCGCCACGGCTTCCCATTGCTCCAGCGGCGGATGGCACAGCAGCCCCCGCGGTCCCGGCGGCGTCGTCCATTTCTTAGGCGCCGACATCGCCGTCATCGAATCAGGTCGCGGATGCCCCGCAACCCAATCTCCTCCCGCGACACGAAGGGCTCTCCGTAACGGGCGCCGATGAGGCTGCCCCAGTAGGCCGCGCGGGTCTCCAGGAGCCGGTAAAACTCCGCGCCGCCGTCGGGCCGCCCCTTTTCAAACTGGGTGTAGTAGGCCTTCACGGCCTTCATTTTCACATCCATATGATCGCTGATGTCTAGAATGAAAGCCGGTTTCGGATGCAAGCCGCGCCAGTGGTTGCTGAAAAAATAAAACACCCGCTGAGGATAATGGGGCTCGCCGCGCATGTCGGTCTTCGACAGCTTCGCGTAAAACCGCGCCGCTTCGCAGAGGCGGCACGCGGCCACATGGTCGGGATGGGCGTCCTCCCAATAATGGATAAACAGCGTCTGCGGCCGCCACTCGCGAATGACCTCGGCCACCATGCGCCGCGCTTCCACCGTATCGGCCAGCTCTCGGTTGGTCAGCGGCAGCGTGCGCCGCACCGTCACGCCCAAAATCTCCGCGGCCGCCGCCGCCTCCCGCACCCGCTCCTCGGGCGATCCGAACGGCGTCGGCTCGCCGTTGGTCAAATCCAGAATGCCCACCTTCAGGCCCGATTCGACGAAGAGGCGCACGGCTCCGCCCATGCCCAGCTCCACGTCGTCAGGATGGGCCCCGATGGCTAGGATGTCGAGCACCTGGCCACCTCCCGATCGATGACTTCCATGTAATACGCCAAACGCTTCTCGGCGTCGTCCAACTCGCCGCCGAAGCGCCGTTCGAAATTCGGGACGTAGATGAGCGGAACGGGACGCTCGATGACCGTCAGCCCCGCCCGGGCCGCCTGAATCCAAAACTGCAGCGGAAACGCGTAGCCGGGTTCGTCCAGCTGGAGCTTGGCCAGGGC
Protein-coding sequences here:
- a CDS encoding S-methyl-5'-thioadenosine phosphorylase, which translates into the protein MKARADIGVFGGSGFYSFLPNVEEVWIDTPYGMPSDKVAIAEIGGKRVAFLPRHGRDHRLPPHKINYRANLWAMKELGVKRILGPCAAGSLQPHIKPGDFVICDQFVNRTWGREDTFYEGPTVAHISAADPYCPETRQVLIEQCRKLGLPFHDKGTVVVVQGPRFSTRAESREFRSHGWEVINMTQYPEAILARELGICYANISLITDYDAGLEDDPSAEPVRHQEVLKVFQANLEKLRSLLIATIEALPAEPSCRCRHALEDAIG
- the bshB1 gene encoding bacillithiol biosynthesis deacetylase BshB1, which gives rise to MLDILAIGAHPDDVELGMGGAVRLFVESGLKVGILDLTNGEPTPFGSPEERVREAAAAAEILGVTVRRTLPLTNRELADTVEARRMVAEVIREWRPQTLFIHYWEDAHPDHVAACRLCEAARFYAKLSKTDMRGEPHYPQRVFYFFSNHWRGLHPKPAFILDISDHMDVKMKAVKAYYTQFEKGRPDGGAEFYRLLETRAAYWGSLIGARYGEPFVSREEIGLRGIRDLIR